A region of the Drosophila subobscura isolate 14011-0131.10 chromosome J, UCBerk_Dsub_1.0, whole genome shotgun sequence genome:
CACTCATAAAACCTTAAATTTCATTCCAATTTAAATAAGTTAAAAGTAATTTAGCTACACAAATAAGTTTACCCATAAAATCAACCGAAAGAACGCAAAAGTTCTAACCGACATATTCCCCCAGGCAAATATCGCCCCAACATTCACATCAGAAACAATTTAGAGCAAATTTCTTTGAAAAAGTTTCCCCCACAAATGTATGCAGAAATGCAGAAAAGAAACCGATGgcaaaaccaaatcaaaaggcagcggcggcgaccTTTTTGCAGGCAGCATTTGTCGCGTGCCGCACAAAAGCATTTCGATAAACTAAAAAGCGTTAAATGTCATTTACGTGTAACCCGATACCCGAAACAATAACAGTCCCCCTCCGGCCTTCCCCTCTCAGCCGTTGGCCATTTATATGGCCAAAGTTTTTCACGCCATTTCACTTTGGGTCTGAAATGTTCGGTAAACATGCAAACCGGCAAACCCGAAAAAAATGCAGAGTGTACATAGTATAGAGGAATTTTGTTTAGATTTATGTGTCAACAATGCGCAGCAAATTAAGTTAAGCGTTATTTCTATTGCCTACATTATGGGGCATGCCCCATTGTGGCATTcggttcttttttgttgtacctACCCATATTCCACAGCTCCTGCCTGCCATGCTGTTCATTCtgttcatttttattgcattgtcATCGAATTTGGTTGGGGCTTTGCATGGAGCTTATTCTCTGCTTTTGATACCCATTCAATAGAGGGAATGATGATTTTTTGTAGATGCTGGCAGTGCAGAGGAGCAAGAATTTATTCGTCATTGATTATGCAGGATTATCCGATTTAAAGCGACACATCTGAGAGGGACCTTCTGCCATTAGAACAATGATGCTCCAAGGGTATCGAAAGCTTCGTCTATCCGCAGCTACACATGTCTTCTGTCTATCTGTTTTTATATTCCTGCGTAAATAGAGAATTTTTTCATATAATTCAAAGCTTCGTTAGGTAGGGGAGggaatggagtggaatggaattgCTGTGTCGAAGCGGAGGCTTGTGGAGGAGCAACAATAGCCTGCCATCATGGCAGTgcattttcagttttaataatgcaaaaatacaaaatgcaaacatttccgCAGGGTCGATTGGGATTGCATTTTCTCCCTGGGCTCTGGGGGCATGGTGGGGCATGAGGCTGCttgctactgttgctgttgtggtggaTTGGGGGTATATTGCAACAGTTTGCGCGACAGTTTTATTGCATAAGTCAACACAagtttgtgccacaaaatatgcACTCACCCACGTGGATGtctctgtatgtgtgggtgtatgtTTGTATTGGTTTCCTGCTCATGTTCTGCATTCCTATCTGTGTTCCTGTGTGCCCGTTTTCCCCGCTTTTCCagcagtaacttttttattgGGTCACACACACCGAAGCGTGGCCAGGGCATGGGCAGGGCATACCCTTTTCCCTCGGATGTAAACCACTTGAAAAtggtattttcatttcaattgtttatttattgcggCACTTGTTCGCATTCGATTTGCCAGGGAGTgctgaaaaataaaaccaacacCAAAAAGTTGCCCCGAAAATCGCTTGCAATAATACCTCTTTCACCTGTTGGGGGCAAATGCTATTTAAGAGGtggaaaagtgttgaaaatcCAACAGAAAACTGCAGATAttttatgtaaaaatgtagTTAAAGCcttaaactaatttaaaacCTTAACTAACTTGtcctttcttttgtttcttttgctttcacAGTCCACAGTATTGATTGCCAATGAGGCTGCAGATTCCCAACAGAGCTCAGCCCTCTCGAATGTCGGCACAGGAGGCGGTGGtacaggcggcggcggcggtggaccGCCTGGCTCCCCGCTCTGCAGCTCCCCGTCCAGCGTCACAGCATCGCAAGCCACAGTCGCCGCAGTAGCAGCCGCAACATTCAATGGAAGTGCCACAGATAGCAGCATGTCGGGCAACACCTCACCGATAGCCAGCGGCGAACCGCTGCTCCAGACGCCGCCCgccatgcaacagcagcagcaaatgccgCTCCTGTGCAGCAGTCCCACatcaatggcagcagccacatccgTCACGGCCAGCTCGATAGCCGCCGGAGCACTggctgccaccagcagcagtggcgtgGGTGTCGGCCTCCTGCCCACCGCCGGTCTGGACAGCATGGCCAGCATGGCCAATGGTGGGGCGTTGGTGGTGCCGGCGAGTACCTCGCAAGTGATTGCCCACCTgaatgcagcagcggcagcagccagcggcatcATGACCGCCTCCGTGCAGTCGCCGAATGTGGTCACGAGTCTGACCAGTGCTCTAGTCCCCGCACAGGCGCTGCCGACGGTGGCCCAGGCCGTCGCCGCCTCCATGGATGCCAAAAGTCAGCCCAAGCGGCTGCATGTCTCCAACATACCGTTCCGTTTCCGGGACCCCGATCTGCGTGCCATGTTTGGGGTGAGTGCCGAGAGTGTCCTCAGGGATagcatgaaattaatttatattcttttcCCCCCTGCAGCAATTTGGAACCATTCTGGATGTGGAAATCATATTCAATGAGCGCGGCAGCAAGGTAAGTCCTGTGGCACGTCTATCATTCCAGAGGCGCCTGCTCCGTCTTCCTTCATGgctgtctctctatctgcctgcctgcctccaaTTGTGTGGGACATTTTGCATCTAATTGTCGcacaattcatttaaattatgcacTCCAGGTATTCCCAGGAGATGTTTTGTTCGTCGCTGCCTTGGCAACCAGAGCAGCCGTGTTGCTGGCCCTCTCGTAGCTGTccttctttttgtattttaatttaacaTTATTATGGAGCTtggcaaaaataattgcatagTTACCATGGCACCAGGAATGTTGCATAATTTAAGGCGTTCCAACACCTTGAGATATTCTCTAGTGCCAGAGACCAGAGCAGAGAGACGGAAGCTGAGGCTAAGGCTGAGAGGAAAGATCTGAGAGCCATGGAGTGAAGACAGAGCGCAAAGTGTAGGGCACGTGCatgtcgcagtcgcagtccaatccctccctccctccctcctcaTCCAGCCCCCAGAGACCCTACATCCATCGTTCAGATATATAAGCGAAATGTGCCAATGGCCCCTGTCCGAAGCATGTCCTTGGCCGCTCCACGTACCAtgccccaagccccaagccccaTGCCTtaagccctgccctgccttgttgatgtattttttgtagcaATAGCTTTTTGAAAACgactacaacaaaaataaaacaaaaccctcctcctccgcccCCAGAGAACCATGTTGTTTGGATTATTTATAAGagaaatgttttatattttttttagtttttagtttttggaaATCGtaatctatatatatatatactctatATGTTTCTTTAATTGCATGTTTGATTGCGAATGGCAGGGATTCGGTTTTGTAACATTCGCTAACAGCAACGAAGCAGAACGAGCACGCGAACGTCTACACGGCACCGTGGTTGAGGGACGCAAAATCGAGGTGGGTGCATGCCATATACCATATCCATATacttacacaaacacacacacacacacacacacactcctcaACACATCCCCCCCACGTTAAGAAAGACAGAAAAGAATCCACCACTAATTTTCACATCGCAAAAGTAGCTGAAAGAAATTGCTTTTCAACTTTTAATCCTTGCGTGTCCGTTCTCCCAATGAGAGGAGATGGCTTTAAAGTAATTGTGTGCGCTCTACCAATCCATAATTGTTGTTCGTTTAATTCAAGGATCGCCTCACGCATTGTCAGCACGATTTTGTATGGGGTCTGCTCTTGCCTGTCGTGATTGATTTTTTAATGTGTGTTcaggactgggattgggattcttatttgcctttcattaaaaattaattacaattcgCCCCACGCCTTTTTGTGCTTGTTGTACCTtcccttttctctcttctcttctttttttattctgattaatgttaaatgttaaatggaGAGCCGCATAtaattggcatttaaaatATGCTGAAAATGCACAAAGTGCACTGTGATATGTCCGTGTATTggactgtccgtccgtctgtctgtccgtccgtggGGTGATGGTTGGTTAAACAAATTAACTGAGCCGCACAAAAGGCTGTGCTGTGCTAtgttatttccattttccgcTTTCCGCTTTCCACTTGGTTGTGTGCTCGCCAAATGCCTGCGGCAATCGCACGAGTCTAATTAAGTCTCTGGGTCCACAAAAAGGTTCTGCcggccacatgccacacaatgTCCAGCCGGAAACGGATATCCGCTTCGCTAAAAGcccacaaaaattaattccGAAAAGTGTATATTAATCGAACAGaaattaaaacgaaataaCTATAAagattttattgaatttatttgcgaTTGAAACTTATACACAAATTATTGGCGAAACATTCCTGCAGTTTTCTAATGAAAAAACTCTAACCCGAAAAGAGGAAAGGAACGACCATaaagaaaaaggcaaatacaaattaattttaaactgAAAACCAAGTCAAAAGtattaaaataaagtaaatcaataaattctcagctaaatcaaaaatgtaaaaaatagtttttccatCCGAAGCTTAAGTTTAAATGAGAAAAATTAGAAACACACCCACCAACACATTtcccaacaccaacaacacttaaacacacacaatttgcaaagatttgtttttgtaattgttaaCTAACACATAATTTATTTCTACATTCTCTATTATACATGCGATCTCTCTAAATACTCTACCTTTTCGTGTGTATATgatatataaaatttaaaaaaatatatataaaaactcatcaccaaaaaccaacaactacaacaacaacaaccaccaccgCTCGCTGATCGCTCgttaaaaccaaaaaataaaaacaaatataaccAATTGTGAAGGTGAATAACGCCACTGCACGTGTACAAACCAAAAAAGTGACAGCAGTACCCAACGGTAAGTGATTCtaacacatgcacatacacactcacactcatagataaacacagaacacacacacacacgcacatatgtatgaaGAAACATGGAAGCTAGGTTTAAGCCACGTAACGAAACAAGTTTAAATGTtgagcaaaagaaatgcaattacGATGAaatgcaacagccacagaaaagtACAAGAGCAAA
Encoded here:
- the LOC117895375 gene encoding homeotic protein female sterile isoform X27 → MSAPAVEVNASVPVGEFHQRQHMVQAGVAPFPGAPAGYAAAPGPAAAAAAAAAAAQQAGAAAAAAQQAGAADSLSLAVAAAAAKQQAEPVTQLKATGEPGGAGANGNTVAGAAAAAQAAAAPGAVGGVATEYATANGAASASAVATSVSECAPLYMQQTKTNLSTQTQTLYNGTASSVASSTVTVPGPGPGPGPGPCPGQIPVSVVTQPSLTNGHAMDQLQQQQQQHHQLQLQQQQQHHQHQQQQQQQLQQQQQQQQQQQQHHHHHHQQSSQPPQNVLSISTVLIANEAADSQQSSALSNVGTGGGGTGGGGGGPPGSPLCSSPSSVTASQATVAAVAAATFNGSATDSSMSGNTSPIASGEPLLQTPPAMQQQQQMPLLCSSPTSMAAATSVTASSIAAGALAATSSSGVGVGLLPTAGLDSMASMANGGALVVPASTSQVIAHLNAAAAAASGIMTASVQSPNVVTSLTSALVPAQALPTVAQAVAASMDAKSQPKRLHVSNIPFRFRDPDLRAMFGQFGTILDVEIIFNERGSKGFGFVTFANSNEAERARERLHGTVVEGRKIEVNNATARVQTKKVTAVPNVCVQWPEVYTMIPS